From the genome of Bombus pascuorum chromosome 2, iyBomPasc1.1, whole genome shotgun sequence, one region includes:
- the LOC132916802 gene encoding ATP-binding cassette sub-family G member 4-like isoform X2 translates to MEAHHNNAIVNPSARMIDEEECTVQLTMGEDQKFLNPDSQSVTKMHIEFDNLSYSICSGKEKSKRILEDVTGCFRPERLTAIIGPSGAGKTTLLRIICNLKSTNVKGSITVNGKEWNGRAFRKQTCFLPQEFALQPLLTARETLYIAARLKVQGIRELRSFNLIVTEIAENLNLTSCLDTLVENLSGGERKRLSIGVEIITKPSVLLLDEPTSGLDSTSSNQVIGLLHKIAKGGCTVVCAIHQPSSRMISQFDDLLVIHNGTSFYCGAWNDVFCTFSEAEYVCPQFYNISEFVVEVVTGERSGDLNNLQKLSRDKYSKWKKHFQHPIRVAAKLDNSTDISKLSSLWQEHKILLLKALICIKRDNTLTKLRFAAHIVVAFLLGIVFYDSGTNANRIHSNIACVFFILLFLYFANSMPAVQMFPIEAAVFIREYLNNWYHLRSYFSVKVLSDLPLQILTPSVFISIAYYMTGQPMECDRFLRTWLICILTTILGQSSGMLVGAAFDTHMGIFLIPALNMPMILFAGFFLKFREVPSFLQPLCSISFFRYGFEGILQAIYDGDRKNLRCDEIYCPLRSPKKILKDIDMPAISYYMTVLGLSVWIVCLQLLTYLILKWKAHKAKS, encoded by the exons ATGGAAGCGCATCATAATAATGCAATCGTTAATCCATCAGCGAGAATGATCGACGAAGAAGAATGCACCGTTCAACTGACAATGGGAGAGGATCAGAAATTTTTGAATCCAGATTCTCAGTCGGTTACCAAGATGCACATCGAGTTTGACAATCTCTCGTATTCCATCTGCTCTGGTAAAG AAAAGTCGAAAAGAATATTAGAGGATGTAACAGGATGTTTCCGTCCTGAGAGATTAACGGCGATTATCGGTCCTTCCGGCGCTGGGAAAACGACGTTACTTCGTATTATATGTAACCTAAAAAGTACAAATGTTAAAGGATCGATCACAGTTAACGGTAAAGAATGGAATGGCAGAGCATTCCGAAAACAAACATGTTTCTTACCGCAAGAATTTGCTTTACAACCTCTTCTTACTGCCAGAGAAACGCTCTACATTGCAGCACGTTTAAAGGTTCAGGGTATTCGTGAACTGCGCTCCTTCAATTTGATT GTGACAGAAATAgcagaaaatttgaatttgacaAGCTGCTTAGACACTTTAGTAGAGAATCTAAGCGGTGGAGAACGGAAAAGATTATCAATCGGTGTAGAAATAATCACAAAACCATCTGTCTTATTACTCGACGAACCAACCAGTGGGCTTGATAGTACATCTTCGAATCAG GTAATTGGACTCTTGCATAAAATAGCAAAAGGAGGTTGCACAGTCGTTTGTGCGATTCATCAACCCAGTAGTCGTATGATATCGCAATTTGACGATTTACTAGTTATACATAACGGGACATCGTTTTATTGCGGAGCTTGGAACGATGTTTTCTGCACGTTCAGTGAAGCAGAATATGTGTGTcctcaattttataatatatccgAATTTG TTGTAGAAGTTGTAACTGGGGAAAGAAGTGGTGATTTAAATAATCTACAGAAACTTAGTCGAGATAAATACTCAAAATGGAAGAAACACTTTCAACATCCTATTAGgg TTGCTGCAAAATTGGATAATAGTACCGACATATCGAAGCTATCGTCTCTATGGCAAGAAcacaagattttattattaaaagcaCTAATTTGTATTAAACGAGACAAT ACTTTGACAAAACTGAGATTCGCGGCTCACATTGTAGTAGCTTTTCTACTAGGCATAGTATTTTACGATTCAGGAACTAATGCTAATAGGATTCACAGCAATATAGcttgtgtattttttattctgcTCTTTTTATACTTCGCGAATTCCATGCCGGCTGTGCAGATGT TTCCTATAGAAGCTGCAGTTTTTATACGAGAGTACTTAAATAATTGGTATCATTTAAGGTcttatttttctgtaaaagTATTGTCAGATCTCCCATTACAA ATTCTTACACCTTcggtatttatttcaattgcaTACTATATGACTGGTCAACCGATGGAATGCGATAGATTTTTACGTACATGGTTGATTTGTATTTTAACAACAATTCTTGGACAATCATCAGGAATGCTTGTTGGGGCTGCATTCGATACGCAT atGGGAATTTTCTTGATTCCTGCACTCAATATGCCAATGATATTATTTGCCGGGTTTTTCCTAAAATTTAGGGAAGTGCCATCATTTCTGCAACCTTTGTGTTCCATTAGTTTCTTTAG gTATGGATTTGAAGGTATTTTACAAGCAATTTACGATGGAGACAGAAAAAATTTACGATGTGATGAAATCTATTGTCCATTACGTTCACctaaaaagattttaaaagaCATAGATATGCCCGCAATTTCCTATTACATGACTGTATTAGGTTTATCTGTTTGGATAGTGTGTTTACAACTCTTGACATACTTGATACTTAAATGGAAAGCACATAAAGCCAAAAGTTGA
- the LOC132916802 gene encoding ATP-binding cassette sub-family G member 4-like isoform X3 produces MEAHHNNAIVNPSARMIDEEECTVQLTMGEDQKFLNPDSQSVTKMHIEFDNLSYSICSGKEKSKRILEDVTGCFRPERLTAIIGPSGAGKTTLLRIICNLKSTNVKGSITVNGKEWNGRAFRKQTCFLPQEFALQPLLTARETLYIAARLKVQGIRELRSFNLIVTEIAENLNLTSCLDTLVENLSGGERKRLSIGVEIITKPSVLLLDEPTSGLDSTSSNQVIGLLHKIAKGGCTVVCAIHQPSSRMISQFDDLLVIHNGTSFYCGAWNDVFCTFSEAEYVCPQFYNISEFVVEVVTGERSGDLNNLQKLSRDKYSKWKKHFQHPIRVPIEAAVFIREYLNNWYHLRSYFSVKVLSDLPLQILTPSVFISIAYYMTGQPMECDRFLRTWLICILTTILGQSSGMLVGAAFDTHMGIFLIPALNMPMILFAGFFLKFREVPSFLQPLCSISFFRYGFEGILQAIYDGDRKNLRCDEIYCPLRSPKKILKDIDMPAISYYMTVLGLSVWIVCLQLLTYLILKWKAHKAKS; encoded by the exons ATGGAAGCGCATCATAATAATGCAATCGTTAATCCATCAGCGAGAATGATCGACGAAGAAGAATGCACCGTTCAACTGACAATGGGAGAGGATCAGAAATTTTTGAATCCAGATTCTCAGTCGGTTACCAAGATGCACATCGAGTTTGACAATCTCTCGTATTCCATCTGCTCTGGTAAAG AAAAGTCGAAAAGAATATTAGAGGATGTAACAGGATGTTTCCGTCCTGAGAGATTAACGGCGATTATCGGTCCTTCCGGCGCTGGGAAAACGACGTTACTTCGTATTATATGTAACCTAAAAAGTACAAATGTTAAAGGATCGATCACAGTTAACGGTAAAGAATGGAATGGCAGAGCATTCCGAAAACAAACATGTTTCTTACCGCAAGAATTTGCTTTACAACCTCTTCTTACTGCCAGAGAAACGCTCTACATTGCAGCACGTTTAAAGGTTCAGGGTATTCGTGAACTGCGCTCCTTCAATTTGATT GTGACAGAAATAgcagaaaatttgaatttgacaAGCTGCTTAGACACTTTAGTAGAGAATCTAAGCGGTGGAGAACGGAAAAGATTATCAATCGGTGTAGAAATAATCACAAAACCATCTGTCTTATTACTCGACGAACCAACCAGTGGGCTTGATAGTACATCTTCGAATCAG GTAATTGGACTCTTGCATAAAATAGCAAAAGGAGGTTGCACAGTCGTTTGTGCGATTCATCAACCCAGTAGTCGTATGATATCGCAATTTGACGATTTACTAGTTATACATAACGGGACATCGTTTTATTGCGGAGCTTGGAACGATGTTTTCTGCACGTTCAGTGAAGCAGAATATGTGTGTcctcaattttataatatatccgAATTTG TTGTAGAAGTTGTAACTGGGGAAAGAAGTGGTGATTTAAATAATCTACAGAAACTTAGTCGAGATAAATACTCAAAATGGAAGAAACACTTTCAACATCCTATTAGgg TTCCTATAGAAGCTGCAGTTTTTATACGAGAGTACTTAAATAATTGGTATCATTTAAGGTcttatttttctgtaaaagTATTGTCAGATCTCCCATTACAA ATTCTTACACCTTcggtatttatttcaattgcaTACTATATGACTGGTCAACCGATGGAATGCGATAGATTTTTACGTACATGGTTGATTTGTATTTTAACAACAATTCTTGGACAATCATCAGGAATGCTTGTTGGGGCTGCATTCGATACGCAT atGGGAATTTTCTTGATTCCTGCACTCAATATGCCAATGATATTATTTGCCGGGTTTTTCCTAAAATTTAGGGAAGTGCCATCATTTCTGCAACCTTTGTGTTCCATTAGTTTCTTTAG gTATGGATTTGAAGGTATTTTACAAGCAATTTACGATGGAGACAGAAAAAATTTACGATGTGATGAAATCTATTGTCCATTACGTTCACctaaaaagattttaaaagaCATAGATATGCCCGCAATTTCCTATTACATGACTGTATTAGGTTTATCTGTTTGGATAGTGTGTTTACAACTCTTGACATACTTGATACTTAAATGGAAAGCACATAAAGCCAAAAGTTGA
- the LOC132916802 gene encoding ATP-binding cassette sub-family G member 4-like isoform X1, whose translation MEAHHNNAIVNPSARMIDEEECTVQLTMGEDQKFLNPDSQSVTKMHIEFDNLSYSICSGKEKSKRILEDVTGCFRPERLTAIIGPSGAGKTTLLRIICNLKSTNVKGSITVNGKEWNGRAFRKQTCFLPQEFALQPLLTARETLYIAARLKVQGIRELRSFNLIVTEIAENLNLTSCLDTLVENLSGGERKRLSIGVEIITKPSVLLLDEPTSGLDSTSSNQVIGLLHKIAKGGCTVVCAIHQPSSRMISQFDDLLVIHNGTSFYCGAWNDVFCTFSEAEYVCPQFYNISEFVVEVVTGERSGDLNNLQKLSRDKYSKWKKHFQHPIRGTNVTVAAKLDNSTDISKLSSLWQEHKILLLKALICIKRDNTLTKLRFAAHIVVAFLLGIVFYDSGTNANRIHSNIACVFFILLFLYFANSMPAVQMFPIEAAVFIREYLNNWYHLRSYFSVKVLSDLPLQILTPSVFISIAYYMTGQPMECDRFLRTWLICILTTILGQSSGMLVGAAFDTHMGIFLIPALNMPMILFAGFFLKFREVPSFLQPLCSISFFRYGFEGILQAIYDGDRKNLRCDEIYCPLRSPKKILKDIDMPAISYYMTVLGLSVWIVCLQLLTYLILKWKAHKAKS comes from the exons ATGGAAGCGCATCATAATAATGCAATCGTTAATCCATCAGCGAGAATGATCGACGAAGAAGAATGCACCGTTCAACTGACAATGGGAGAGGATCAGAAATTTTTGAATCCAGATTCTCAGTCGGTTACCAAGATGCACATCGAGTTTGACAATCTCTCGTATTCCATCTGCTCTGGTAAAG AAAAGTCGAAAAGAATATTAGAGGATGTAACAGGATGTTTCCGTCCTGAGAGATTAACGGCGATTATCGGTCCTTCCGGCGCTGGGAAAACGACGTTACTTCGTATTATATGTAACCTAAAAAGTACAAATGTTAAAGGATCGATCACAGTTAACGGTAAAGAATGGAATGGCAGAGCATTCCGAAAACAAACATGTTTCTTACCGCAAGAATTTGCTTTACAACCTCTTCTTACTGCCAGAGAAACGCTCTACATTGCAGCACGTTTAAAGGTTCAGGGTATTCGTGAACTGCGCTCCTTCAATTTGATT GTGACAGAAATAgcagaaaatttgaatttgacaAGCTGCTTAGACACTTTAGTAGAGAATCTAAGCGGTGGAGAACGGAAAAGATTATCAATCGGTGTAGAAATAATCACAAAACCATCTGTCTTATTACTCGACGAACCAACCAGTGGGCTTGATAGTACATCTTCGAATCAG GTAATTGGACTCTTGCATAAAATAGCAAAAGGAGGTTGCACAGTCGTTTGTGCGATTCATCAACCCAGTAGTCGTATGATATCGCAATTTGACGATTTACTAGTTATACATAACGGGACATCGTTTTATTGCGGAGCTTGGAACGATGTTTTCTGCACGTTCAGTGAAGCAGAATATGTGTGTcctcaattttataatatatccgAATTTG TTGTAGAAGTTGTAACTGGGGAAAGAAGTGGTGATTTAAATAATCTACAGAAACTTAGTCGAGATAAATACTCAAAATGGAAGAAACACTTTCAACATCCTATTAGgg GAACAAATGTTACAGTTGCTGCAAAATTGGATAATAGTACCGACATATCGAAGCTATCGTCTCTATGGCAAGAAcacaagattttattattaaaagcaCTAATTTGTATTAAACGAGACAAT ACTTTGACAAAACTGAGATTCGCGGCTCACATTGTAGTAGCTTTTCTACTAGGCATAGTATTTTACGATTCAGGAACTAATGCTAATAGGATTCACAGCAATATAGcttgtgtattttttattctgcTCTTTTTATACTTCGCGAATTCCATGCCGGCTGTGCAGATGT TTCCTATAGAAGCTGCAGTTTTTATACGAGAGTACTTAAATAATTGGTATCATTTAAGGTcttatttttctgtaaaagTATTGTCAGATCTCCCATTACAA ATTCTTACACCTTcggtatttatttcaattgcaTACTATATGACTGGTCAACCGATGGAATGCGATAGATTTTTACGTACATGGTTGATTTGTATTTTAACAACAATTCTTGGACAATCATCAGGAATGCTTGTTGGGGCTGCATTCGATACGCAT atGGGAATTTTCTTGATTCCTGCACTCAATATGCCAATGATATTATTTGCCGGGTTTTTCCTAAAATTTAGGGAAGTGCCATCATTTCTGCAACCTTTGTGTTCCATTAGTTTCTTTAG gTATGGATTTGAAGGTATTTTACAAGCAATTTACGATGGAGACAGAAAAAATTTACGATGTGATGAAATCTATTGTCCATTACGTTCACctaaaaagattttaaaagaCATAGATATGCCCGCAATTTCCTATTACATGACTGTATTAGGTTTATCTGTTTGGATAGTGTGTTTACAACTCTTGACATACTTGATACTTAAATGGAAAGCACATAAAGCCAAAAGTTGA